A genome region from Gardnerella vaginalis includes the following:
- a CDS encoding fluoride efflux transporter FluC, whose translation MMSYAYVLFWLPVVFAGLGAVLRCAISDAIGRVYNHDFPIATLLINSFASFIMGLVVFLSSSIIYDLTFASTIIYTCALGFLGGFSTFSTAILEVVSLFKLKKIKLGLWLFVSELIVPFLCAFIAYAGPCFVMFLLLKS comes from the coding sequence ATGATGTCTTATGCATATGTTCTTTTTTGGCTGCCTGTTGTTTTCGCTGGACTTGGTGCTGTTCTTCGTTGTGCAATATCTGACGCAATTGGGCGCGTTTACAACCATGATTTTCCAATCGCGACTTTGCTAATCAACTCTTTTGCGTCTTTTATAATGGGCTTAGTTGTATTTTTAAGTTCTTCGATTATATACGATTTAACTTTTGCTTCGACTATTATTTACACGTGCGCATTGGGATTTTTAGGCGGATTTTCAACGTTTTCAACCGCAATCTTAGAAGTCGTAAGCCTGTTTAAGCTAAAGAAAATCAAGCTTGGACTATGGCTTTTTGTTAGCGAACTAATAGTGCCATTCTTATGCGCATTTATTGCATACGCTGGACCGTGTTTTGTAATGTTTTTACTTCTAAAGTCTTAA